aatgaaataaccccatcattgtctatagttaccaatgaaatataactcCATCATTGTCcaacgttaccaatgaaataaccccatcattgtctatagttaccaatgaaatataactcCATCATTGTCcaacgttaccaatgaaataaccccatcattgtctatagttaccaatgaaatataactcCATCATTGTCcaacgttaccaatgaaataaccccatcattgtctatagttaccaatgaaatataactcTCTACCGTTCCTTTTGCTCTAAATTTGTCATTGCCAccagttaccaatgaaatataaatttTAGAATATTTTTAAAGACCCGTGAATCGACCGCAATACCCCACATCAACAACGATCCCAGTATTTTTAATCTGTACACCTTCACTGCCCTCTCCCCAATCAACGAAATCACTAATGCCCAAAGtttgtgagtaatctcacctttaACCGGCTTGGACAGTAGTCACCTCGCGTCTCAGGCAGGAAACAGCACAATGCAATCAGAATCTCGGTAGGACCTCCATTTGTGGTGTAGTgtcgaatgctggtgggtattgctgtcGATCAAAGAATCCCTTACGCTGTATCGTTGGTTTAGAGACTTTTATTAAGACCACAAGGTTACAGCCTAAGTACAGACGCGATGTCCGGAGAACCAGACCCAAATAAATCTTACTGCATTCTAACTCTCCGTCGTtgctcccccctttatatagccttccaagagttgaatggctccctctactgttcaatccccgtatcttacaacccacttcctgtctgtcatatatgacgtcacgctaaaaccttccctcttgatagCAACAATCAACCttctttcagttccatttaaacaacatttaacaccatcatattgtcaatacactacacagcctcaagtcttcttgggtatgacgctaaaagcttggcacacctgtatttggggagtttctcccattcttctctgcagatcctcccaagctctgtcaggttggatggggagcattgctgcaaagCAATTTTCAGATCgctacagagatgttcgatcaggttcaagtccgggccaaggcagggccactcaaggaaattcagagacttgtcccgaagccactcctgcgttgtcttggctgtgtgcttagggccgttgtcctgttggaaggtgaaccttcgccccagtctgaggtcctaaacactctggagcaggttttcatcaaggatttctctgtactttgctctgttcatctttacctcgatcctgactagtctcccagtccctgccgttgaaagacatccccacagcatggcgCTGCCActaccgtgcttcaccgtagggatggtgccaggtttcctactgatgtgacgcttggcattcaggccaaagaattcaatcttggtttcatcagaccagagaatcttgtttctcatggtctgagagtctttaggtgccttttggcaaattccaagagggttgtcatgtgccttttactgaggagtagcttccgtctggccactctaccataaaggctaagattggtggagtgctggagagatgcttgtccttctggaaggttctcccatctccacagagaaactcaagagctctgtcagagtgacctttgggttattggtcacctccctgaccaagacccttggTGACcgtcttgggggttccaaacttcatccacttaagaatgatagaggccactgtgttcttggggaccttcaatgctgcagaaatattttggtacccttccccagatctgtgcctcgtcacAATCCTCTCTCCGAGCTCTATGGACctccatgcactgtcaactgtgggaccttatatagacaggtgtgtgactttccaaatcatgtccaatcaattgaattgaccatatTATTCTTTATttgatttaccacaggtggactccaatgaagttgtagaaccatctcaaggatgatcaatggaaacaggatgcacatgagctcaatttcgagtctcatatcaaagggtcagaatacgtatgtaaattaggtatttctggttttcattttttataaattagcaaacatttctaaaaaacattatggggtattgtgtgtagattgttgaggatttttatttatttaatcaattttagaataaggctgtaacgtaacaaaatgtggaaaaagtaaaggggtctgaatactttccgaaggcactgtaatttcACCGAATTTCGTAACAGATGATCTTGAGAAGAGTAAAAAATGTTTATTAGCAAAGAATTTAAATATACCAATAAAGctagagaaggagaagaaggtgaagaaggtgaaGACATATCCAATGAAAAATGTGCAAATGCTAAATAAATCTAGTTTCTACTCATCCTGTTTGACCTCAGAGTCGGTTTGCCATGAACTTCACCACAGCAATGATGGTGCACAGGAGGAAGAGCACTGCATTAACAGTTTTCGGAAGGTAGAAGAGTGTTCTTTCCCATCTGTAGAAGAACAACATTGCTTTGAGGACATGACACTATGCAAATTGCAACCAGACAGTGTTAGTTGAAGACTGAGGCATACAGaaggcatttatttttttattttaaaacaacACAATTTATTCAACCAATAATTAAAATAAATGACCTTTTTGCTTATTGAGTACCGACTAAAGAGGTGGTAGTGTTCACCTACCCTTGGGCTCCATCGTGTGTGTTGTTGACTGGGGCCTGAGAGGTGGAAGAGGACACAGCAGGAACTACAGTTGtgggtgaggtcagagagatgtCTTGAGGGGTCAGCTTTTCTGTCAAGGTTCAacaatttctgtatttcatttattAGTGTTTAAGTGACACAATTTCAGCGTGATATATCAATGTATCATGTTTGCAAAATGACTTAAGTTGAATTCTGTGAATTTGAAAGACTAATTTCACTATATTTGGTTAAAACTGGTCTCTCATTACTTACTGATGATGGTGTCAGTCTGCGTTGTGGTCAGTTGATCGACAGTGGAGATGGTGATGGTGGAAGTGggggtaggggtggtggtggaggcAGGTGTGATACTCTGTGTTGTGGTCAGTTGATTGACAGTGATGTGAACAGGCATCTGTAGGTCACCTGTGGAACACCAGTACCAGCCAGTATCCCCCATATTCAATCCATTCAGAGTCACTGTTAAAAtgtgtctgttgttgttatcAATGGTCTGCTGTGATGTCACTGATGTTCCATCTAAAAGACCTGAATATCTTCCCACCAAGGGGACATAGTAGATACCCATCTTACACCACAACCACTTCTTAGCCACAGTGTTACTATAGTGACAACAGACAGTGACACTCCCTCCTTCAACTCCAGTCACCTCCTGTTGGTCCACATAGAGTCCTGGAGTACCTGAACACAGAGGTACAGACACAAATTCACCAAGGGAGAAGCAACGCATGTCATTTCATAGACAatgatgtacactgagtgtacaaaacattaagaacacctgctctctccatgacatagactgaccaggtgaatccaggtgaaagctagtatcctttattaatgtcacttgttaaatccgcttcaatcagtgtagatgaaggaaaagagacaggttaaagaaggatttttaagccttgagcaaattgagacatggattgtgtatgtatgccattaagagggtgaatgggcaataacaaatatttaagtgcctttgaacggggtatggtagtacgtgccaggcgcaccggtttgagtgtgtcaagaactgcaacgctgctgggtttttcacgctcaaccgtttcccatgtgtatcaagaatggtccaccacccaaaggatatgcagccaacttcacacaactgtgggaagcattggagtcaactgtcagcgtctgggtgcagtggggaaacggaatcaggcgcaggacacagaactgagaataaATGGCTTTACTCGACTCCAAGTAAATatagcaaaccctccacgcagggaagagcaaaaacaacagctcaacagacgacgtaacaaagaacaatcacgcacacactcaggagggaaaacagaggtaatatagggaaactaataagcctaatgagtaacaggtgtgaacaatacagacagaactagtgagacacagaaacatcgatcggtgacAGCTAGTACtgcggtgacgacgaccgccgaagcctgcccgaacgaggaggaggggcagcctcggccgtatctttgacatcaacatgggccagcatctctgtggaacacatttgacaccttgtagagtccatgccctgacgaattgaggctgttttgaggtcAAAatgtggtgcaactcaatattaggaaggttttcctaatgttttgtacactcagtgcatacaAACActagattgctgatgctatgtattggccaatgagaggctttgaagccaccgtcCGCCATATTGGTACTCCTCAGAAGGAGCGGTCTTCAATAGGaagaatggaattctacagtatttcaatttaaTGTCTCAAAGATAATTAATAAATCAGCATTTGGTTGTGATTTTGATTTCATTATGCATggcttatgaatgtgttatgaagtccGTATGTAGAATCCCTTCATAATAAAGTGTTTCTGTTCTCCACAGTATAACAATGTAAACCCACAATGAAAACACACTCCATACATACATTGTATCTGCCTATATGTATAGCCATGTAAATGCATTGTATTTAGAGCCTTAAAACAGTCTTCCCCAAATCAATAGCTACATAGCTGTGTCATAAtgaacaaataaaaaaacagtgtGATTGAGGAGAGGTATGGGGAGCTAACCTGTGGTAACTGACAGGTGCAAGTATGTATGTTGATCTCTTCCTGTAGTCTCCACAGCACACCAGTAATACCCAGAGTCCTCTGGCTGCAGATCAGTCATGGTAACAGAGAAGATTCTTCGGGTGACATCATCAGAGATTGACACCGTCCCAGATATCTTTGGTTGGTCTGTGCGTACTAGAGCAGAACAAGAATTCCAGTAATCTCCTTGACACCAGTATTTGACATATTCTATGTATCTCAGATTATAGCGACATGGGATGGTGATGGAGTTTCCTGTCTTCACAGACACCTTACTCACTGTGGATACACCGTACTCCCCTGCCTGGGTACCTGCAGACACAGCAACAGAAAACACATTTAGACTCAGTCCTTTCGGTCAACTGAAGGTGGTCTACCAATTACCCATTCAGGTGGACAAGGACAACAGTCGGAGTGAGTAGTGTACAAAATGGCTGGTATGGCAGGGATGAGTGTGGGCTGAATATGTAGGCTAGCTAATATTTTGTCTGACTTCAAGCATGAGACTTTTTCACTTCATAAAAACATTTTACCCTTACCTGAGAGtctggagaagaggaggaggaggagggagagatgaagagccaTGTGTGgtttgtgtttctgtgttatAGTACCTGTACACAAATGTATGTGTCAAGGACAGAGGCACCAAAGACAATGACTCCTATACACATCACTGTCTGTACCCCTCATTCTGCTTCTGTTAAAGTGAACATACCCCTGATTGGCTGGTAACAATACATTCTGTGGATCAGTCATTACAAttgatatgatttgatttatTCCAATTAATTGATTTCAATTCTTTATTTATGTACTTACTTGATGTATTTGTTCCCAATAAAGTTAGACCAATATCTCCACAGACCAGACCAAAAATCAGCTTCAAAGTAAACCCATGATTAGACTTCCAGTCTATGTGATTTTAAGGTGTTTTGCCAAAATCCAGATATGAACCCTCTCTGTCTTAAAAAGAATTAGACTAGAAAGGAATAGAAATAGAAACAATAAACGTTGTCCAGGAAATGAACCCTGGTCATAGACACAGCTCCAAACCACATTGTCCTGTAAGGTAGCGAATCAGCAGTAGCTCAGGAAGCTGCTGTACCACAAGACTACAGGTTTCAGGTTAACTCAATGCATTACATGTTGATAAAAGACTGCTTAGCTAAACTGTAGGGTTGGTTGGCAGCGGCTGGTATGGTGTCACCATTGGTTTATTTGACAAAAAGGTTGTTGGAGTTCCAGAATCCAGTGAGGAATATTTGCAGTGCGGGACAAAAACAGGAAAACCACACCAAAAAATTACAAATTTTGAAAAACACGAGACTAGACTTCAACTTGGTTTTCAGTCGATACCCATATGTCTTGGGCTCTAAACGTTACATGCTTCTGCATTAAAGGATCATTGCCGCGTTCACGTGCTGTCGGATTTCTTTGAAattcctagttccgactgggaattTTCACATGAAAAACCCTCCAAGTCGGAATTACAAGGGGAAACCGAGAAAATGTTGCTGCCCGAGTTGTCAAGTTGTCAAGTTTCACCACTGACCTTTTAACCTTTTCAACCAAAGGATGACAACAAATACGTTTTTGACCACTACAGCCTCATCAGTATGTATAATGTAGCTAGTTTGACCATATTGTCAATGTTAAGTATGCTAGCTAAACTCTTATTAGTTGAAGAATTGTTCCGACCAAATCACTAAAAAGCACATGAATGAAACAAAGTTGTATTTCCGACACCACAACTAGGAAATAGGAAGTTCTGATGAGCACGTGAATGCAGCATTTCATGGTCGTCACTAGCTtccatagccacaaagtcataaaccccaccCATTTCTACAATTGATGTTCTTAAAATTATATTttgaacctaaccttaaccctaacctaaccacactgctaaccttatgcctaaccttaaataaaatgttgactttgtggctgtggaatctgactcgGTGGCTATGGAAGCTAGTGGAATCTGCTTATCATGGTCTGCCCGCGACTCAAGGTCCGGGACGAGCTCTACCCCAGCCTATAAATTGCCATAGCCCCTCCTACGGAAACAATCAAATTCAATAAAGAAACTATACATTCAAAATTgctaaaaatattctaaaaaacaTAATAAAAGGTGCCATAAATTAATCAAAGTAAATGTTTACAGAAACCAACTTAAGGTACTTAAACAGTAACATGTGATAAATGCCCCACTGTTCATCAATTCCCCTGCCCTGTACTTTAACAGATTTGGTTTGAACCCCGGGAACCCCTCCACAATTGTCCTTTGACTCTCCACTCGGGTTAATAATTCATTTTGGGCAGACGGAGACCAGGACACGTGAATGTTCAATGGCGACCACAAACAGTTCTGATtttgtatataggttcagaacctTTATGAAACAGCAGagttgaaaaatatatagcaaatataaatcaaaactggatggtcttcagagatagataggatgggttgagggtagctgaaggatgggactaaaaacaaacaaaagagagctattgtaaaatatactgtgtccgtaaaatgtatatagtttgtataagctggaagtagaagcttaAGTGTTGTTGTCCCTTAGTTTACTggaaagaggagacagagggcTGTGAGACAGAGGTTTAATCCTTGATACATGAAAAgagggatgtatacggagggtgaGGGGCTAAGAGtcttagagatggggaaagggccgatatAACGGGGTGAAAGTTTGCGGaactccacccggaggggcagatcccgagtggtcagccataccctctgcccgagaCGACAATGGGGAGCCGGGGTCCGATGGCGGTCCGCCTGTCGTCCATACCTGGAGAAGAGCATGccgggctctcttccaggtacggcGACAGTGGCGGATGgacatctgggccgagggtatgctgaccttgtcctcttgctcagggaagagcGGGGGCCGATATCCCATCGAACACCCGAAAGGCGAGAGACCAGTGACTGACCAGGGAAGGTTGTTGcgggcatacagtggggaaagaatgtatttagtcagccaccaattgtgcaagttctcccacttaaaaagatgagagaggcctgtaattttcatcataggtacacgtcaactatgacagacaaattgagattttttttctccagaaaatcacattgtaggatttgtaatgaatttatttgcaaattatggtggaaaataagtatttggtcacctacaaacaagcaagatttctggctctcacagacctgtaacttcttctttaagaggctcctctgtcctccactcgttacctgtattaatggcacctgtttgaacttgttatcagtataaaagacaactgtccacaacctcaaacagtcacactccaaactccactatggccaagaccaaagagctgtcaaaggacaccagaaacacaattgtagacctgcaccaggctgggaagactgaatctgcaataggtaagcagcttggtttgaagaaatcaactgtgcgagcaatttttaggaaatggaagacatacaagaccactgataatctccctcgatctgcggctccacgcaagatctcaccccgtggggtcaaaatgatcacaagaacagtgaacaaaaatcccagaaccacacggggggacctagtgaatgacctgcagagagctgggaccaaagtaacaaagcctaccataagtaacacactacgccgccagggactcaaatcctgcagtgccagacgtgtcccctgcttaagccagtatatgtccaggcccatctgaagtttgctagagtgcatttggatgatccagaagaggattgggagaatgtcatatggtcagatgaaaccaaaatagaactttttggtaaaaactcaactcgtcgtgtttggaggacaaagaatgctgagttgcatccaaagaacaccatacctactttgaagcatgggggtggaaacatcatgctttggggctgtttttctgcaaagggaccaggaccactgatccgtgtaaaggaaagatgaatggagccatgtatcgtgagattttgagtgaaaacctccttccatcagcaagggcattgaagatgaaacgtggctgcgtctttcagcatgac
The sequence above is drawn from the Coregonus clupeaformis isolate EN_2021a unplaced genomic scaffold, ASM2061545v1 scaf0111, whole genome shotgun sequence genome and encodes:
- the LOC123483443 gene encoding polymeric immunoglobulin receptor-like; its protein translation is MDDRRTAIGPRLPIVVSGRGLSGTQAGEYGVSTVSKVSVKTGNSITIPCRYNLRYIEYVKYWCQGDYWNSCSALVRTDQPKISGTVSISDDVTRRIFSVTMTDLQPEDSGYYWCAVETTGRDQHTYLHLSVTTGTPGLYVDQQEVTGVEGGSVTVCCHYSNTVAKKWLWCKMGIYYVPLVGRYSGLLDGTSVTSQQTIDNNNRHILTVTLNGLNMGDTGWYWCSTGDLQMPVHITVNQLTTTQSITPASTTTPTPTSTITISTVDQLTTTQTDTIIKKLTPQDISLTSPTTVVPAVSSSTSQAPVNNTHDGAQGWERTLFYLPKTVNAVLFLLCTIIAVVKFMANRL